One stretch of Arachis hypogaea cultivar Tifrunner chromosome 20, arahy.Tifrunner.gnm2.J5K5, whole genome shotgun sequence DNA includes these proteins:
- the LOC140182645 gene encoding F-box/FBD/LRR-repeat protein At5g56420-like isoform X2, whose product MVEAHLDICLERVEHGAWLPELLQALRETKFLALKYETTQCLFSAPAFEFPEFHRLLNLELHVPCLNRNFLHNCRVLEGLVICIWKRAYAHPVKYNGPRPPTMVPNCLTSHLRSFEFRRYQDSTDEREFIVCLLQRGLVLKTVIIHLKSDFDLETKYNIVKELSAIPRGSTICQLNFIDHNHG is encoded by the exons ATGGTGGAGGCACATCTTGATATTTGTCTTGAACGTGTTGAGCATGGGGCTTGGTTGCCCGAGCTTCTCCAGGCACTCCGCGAAACAAAATTCTTGGCATTGAAATATGAAACAACACAG TGCTTATTTAGTGCTCCAGCTTTTGAGTTTCCAGAATTTCACCGTTTGCTCAATCTAGAGCTTCATGTTCCATGTTTGAACAGAAACTTCCTTCATAATTGTCGTGTACTTGAAGGTCTTGTAATTTGTATTTGGAAG CGAGCATATGCTCACCCGGTGAAATATAATGGGCCAAGACCACCAACCATGGTTCCTAATTGTTTGACATCACATCTCAGGAGTTTTGAGTTTAGAAGATATCAAGACTCTACAGATGAGCGTGAATTTATTGTATGTCTTTTACAAAGAGGACTTGTTTTGAAGACAGTCATAATTCATCTTAAATCTGATTTCGACCTAGAGACTAAGTACAATATTGTCAAGGAATTATCTGCTATTCCGAGGGGTTCTACAATATGTCAGCTTAATTTCATTGACCACAATCATG GTTGA
- the LOC140182645 gene encoding probable FBD-associated F-box protein At1g32375 isoform X3 — MKQHRNFLHNCRVLEGLVICIWKRAYAHPVKYNGPRPPTMVPNCLTSHLRSFEFRRYQDSTDEREFIVCLLQRGLVLKTVIIHLKSDFDLETKYNIVKELSAIPRGSTICQLNFIDHNHG, encoded by the exons ATGAAACAACACAG AAACTTCCTTCATAATTGTCGTGTACTTGAAGGTCTTGTAATTTGTATTTGGAAG CGAGCATATGCTCACCCGGTGAAATATAATGGGCCAAGACCACCAACCATGGTTCCTAATTGTTTGACATCACATCTCAGGAGTTTTGAGTTTAGAAGATATCAAGACTCTACAGATGAGCGTGAATTTATTGTATGTCTTTTACAAAGAGGACTTGTTTTGAAGACAGTCATAATTCATCTTAAATCTGATTTCGACCTAGAGACTAAGTACAATATTGTCAAGGAATTATCTGCTATTCCGAGGGGTTCTACAATATGTCAGCTTAATTTCATTGACCACAATCATG GTTGA
- the LOC140182645 gene encoding F-box/FBD/LRR-repeat protein At5g56420-like isoform X1, whose amino-acid sequence MVEAHLDICLERVEHGAWLPELLQALRETKFLALKYETTQLSSTQCLFSAPAFEFPEFHRLLNLELHVPCLNRNFLHNCRVLEGLVICIWKRAYAHPVKYNGPRPPTMVPNCLTSHLRSFEFRRYQDSTDEREFIVCLLQRGLVLKTVIIHLKSDFDLETKYNIVKELSAIPRGSTICQLNFIDHNHG is encoded by the exons ATGGTGGAGGCACATCTTGATATTTGTCTTGAACGTGTTGAGCATGGGGCTTGGTTGCCCGAGCTTCTCCAGGCACTCCGCGAAACAAAATTCTTGGCATTGAAATATGAAACAACACAG TTATCTTCTACACAGTGCTTATTTAGTGCTCCAGCTTTTGAGTTTCCAGAATTTCACCGTTTGCTCAATCTAGAGCTTCATGTTCCATGTTTGAACAGAAACTTCCTTCATAATTGTCGTGTACTTGAAGGTCTTGTAATTTGTATTTGGAAG CGAGCATATGCTCACCCGGTGAAATATAATGGGCCAAGACCACCAACCATGGTTCCTAATTGTTTGACATCACATCTCAGGAGTTTTGAGTTTAGAAGATATCAAGACTCTACAGATGAGCGTGAATTTATTGTATGTCTTTTACAAAGAGGACTTGTTTTGAAGACAGTCATAATTCATCTTAAATCTGATTTCGACCTAGAGACTAAGTACAATATTGTCAAGGAATTATCTGCTATTCCGAGGGGTTCTACAATATGTCAGCTTAATTTCATTGACCACAATCATG GTTGA